The following is a genomic window from Acidimicrobiales bacterium.
CCCGGGCCGCTTCGCCCCTCCCGTCTACTCCATCGAATACGGGCCGGTGGTGGTTGATGGTCGGGGCTGGGGCCACGGTCGGGGCATGGGGCAGTACGGAGCTCTCGGCTACGCCATCGACGAGGGGTGGGGGCGCGATCAGATCCTCGACCACTACTACGGCGGAACCGTTCCGGCTGTGGTACCTGACGTGGAGATCGGCGTCCGGCTCCTGTCCCACGACAGCGAGCGGACGACCGCCTACCTGTCCAACGGCGTCATATTGGTCGGTGGGTTGATGGGCTCGTGGACCGTTGTCGATGCCAAGGTTGTCCGCCTGGTCCTGGACGGCGACGTCGATCGGTACCGGGTCCAGCAGGGGTCGTCGTGTGGAGGCGGCTTCACCGACACCGGCCTGTTGATCGAGAGCCCGGTGGCCCGAATCGTCCCGGCATGGCCGATCGGATCGGCCCCGTCGTCGACCGGTGGGGTGGCCTCCACAGCCGACGGGGTGGCCTACCAGCTGGTTGACACGGCTACGGCCGGCCTGGACCAGACCCTGCAGCTCTGCGAGGGCGCCACTTCTGCCACCTGGTACCGGGGCGAGATCCGGGCCGCCCGCTACGGGGCCCGCCAGAGGACCGTGAACTGGGTGGCCGTCGAGCAGTACCTGCGGTCCGTGGTGCCCAGCGAGATGCCGTCCCAGTGGTCCCTGATGGGCGATGGCGCCGGCCAGGCCGCCCTGGAAGCCCAGGCGGTGGCCGCCCGGTCCTACGCCCTGGCCGAGGTCCGGTACGACTACGCCAAGACGTGCGACACCATCCGCTGTCAGGTCTACTCGGGTAGGCGGAGCCGCAGCGGAAGCAACGGCTGGGACCACGAGACGTCGGCCACCGACGCCGCGGTGACCGCCACCGCCGGAATGGTCCGCCTCCTAGACGGGGTGGTGTCCCGGACCGAGTTCTCCGCCTCGACCGGTGGCCACACCATCTCGGCCGACTTCGTGGGCGTGCCCGACACCGGCGACGACGTTTCCATCAACCCGGTCCACCGATGGACCGACCAGATAGACGCCACCCGGGTGGCTGACACCTTCGGCCTGGGCCCCCTTTACGAGATCGAGGTCATCGGACGCGACGGCTATGGCGACGACGGCGGCCGGGCCGTGGAGGTCGAATTGCGGGCCCGCGACGGCAACCGGTTCGTGGTGTCGGGCGACCGCTTCCGTCGGGAGTTCGGCCTGCGTTCCAACTGGTTCGGCATCGCCTATGGGCCGCCGGACGCCGGCGCCTCCTTCCCCGAGCCTCAGGTCGACGAGTATCGAGTGACCACCTCCTATGACGCCGACAACCTGGCGGACATCGAGGAGGCGGCCGACCACCTCCAGATGACCGTGCCCGAGTTCCAACGAGCCGGCGTGTGGGTGGTGGCCTTCCTCCACAGCCTGTCGAGCAGCGATCCCGACCCGATTAACCCGCCAGAGGCCGTCGGATCGGAGAAGGTGACCACGGCCTACTTCGCTGCCGACGGCGACCAGCAGGCCCTCGAGCAAGTGGCGGCCGGGTTCTCACTGACCGGTGCCGAGGCCCAGCAGGTGTCCACCGCGGTGCTGGCTTTCCTGGTCGGCCTGGCCAAGGACGCTGGCCGCTGAGCGCCGCGCCGGAGGCCCTCGGGGGCCGCCGGATACCCTCACCGCCGTGAAGGGCCTGATCCTGTCTGGGGGAAGTGGGCGGCGCTTGCGCCCGCTGACCCACACCAGTGCCAAACAGTTGGTTCCGATCGCCAACGTCCCGATCCTCCACTACGTGGTGGCCGACCTGGTCGGGGTGGGCATCACCGACATCGGGATCGTGGTGGGCGACACCGGCGACGAGGTGCGGGCCAGCGTGGGCGACGGCAGCCGGTGGGGGGCCACGGTCACCTACATCGACCAGGGGAAGCCGCTGGGCCTGGCCCACGCCGTGCTGGTGGCCCAGCCGTTCCTGG
Proteins encoded in this region:
- a CDS encoding LysM peptidoglycan-binding domain-containing protein, translating into MDGTTVESQLIDLPPRRRGPTALRALLAVAALVGALLITAVPAAGDTVITVEAGASLSEIALAHGTTVAALMAANGITDPDRVYMGQRLVVPGPGSTPTTLPTMVVVVQRGDSLSGIAAEYGVTLSALIEANNISDPDTVHVGQELLVPGATRPITPTGPVVVTVQSGDSLSAIAAEHGVSVSALMNANGITNPDLISVGQELTIPGSMPPATTLPPLIVTVQSGDSLSAIAAEQGVSVSALMEANGISDPNLLSIGQQLIIPGRFAPPVYSIEYGPVVVDGRGWGHGRGMGQYGALGYAIDEGWGRDQILDHYYGGTVPAVVPDVEIGVRLLSHDSERTTAYLSNGVILVGGLMGSWTVVDAKVVRLVLDGDVDRYRVQQGSSCGGGFTDTGLLIESPVARIVPAWPIGSAPSSTGGVASTADGVAYQLVDTATAGLDQTLQLCEGATSATWYRGEIRAARYGARQRTVNWVAVEQYLRSVVPSEMPSQWSLMGDGAGQAALEAQAVAARSYALAEVRYDYAKTCDTIRCQVYSGRRSRSGSNGWDHETSATDAAVTATAGMVRLLDGVVSRTEFSASTGGHTISADFVGVPDTGDDVSINPVHRWTDQIDATRVADTFGLGPLYEIEVIGRDGYGDDGGRAVEVELRARDGNRFVVSGDRFRREFGLRSNWFGIAYGPPDAGASFPEPQVDEYRVTTSYDADNLADIEEAADHLQMTVPEFQRAGVWVVAFLHSLSSSDPDPINPPEAVGSEKVTTAYFAADGDQQALEQVAAGFSLTGAEAQQVSTAVLAFLVGLAKDAGR